A single window of Anopheles moucheti chromosome 2, idAnoMoucSN_F20_07, whole genome shotgun sequence DNA harbors:
- the LOC128297252 gene encoding lactoylglutathione lyase codes for MGEGLTDKEAKELLKLPDAETKNFLFQQTMYRIKDPRASLPFYNEVLGMNLLCKLDFAEAKFSLYFMGYEDIGSQPTDRKECIQWAMSRKATLELTHNWGTENDPEFKYHNGNSDPRGYGHIGIMVPDVKKACERFDRLGVEYVKRPDEGRMKGLAFIKDPDGYWIEIFNASTVQAH; via the exons ATGGGCGAAGGTTTGACCGATAAGGAAGCGAAGGAGCTGCTGAAGCTTCCGGATGCCGAAACGAAG AACTTCCTGTTCCAACAAACGATGTACCGCATTAAAGATCCCCGGGCTTCGCTTCCGTTCTACAACGAGGTGCTGGGTATGAATCTGCTTTGCAAGCTGGACTTTGCAGAGGCCAAATTCTCCCTCTACTTTATGGGCTACGAGGACATTGGCAGTCAACCGACGGATCGGAAGGAATGCATACAGTGGGCAATGAGTCGGAAAGCGACGCTGGAGCTTACCCA CAACTGGGGCACGGAGAATGATCCCGAGTTTAAGTACCACAACGGTAACAGTGATCCACGCGGATACGGTCACATCGGTATTATGGTGCCAGACGTAAAGAAGGCATGCGAGCGGTTCGATCGGTTGGGAGTGGAGTACGTCAAGCGCCCGGATGAGGGCCGTATGAAGGGGTTAGCGTTCATCAAGGACCCGGACGGTTACTGGATTGAGATCTTCAATGCATCCACGGTTCAGGCGCACTAA
- the LOC128298110 gene encoding uncharacterized protein LOC128298110: protein MDANTSCLMLSKRKVAVDDHSSIFNNERTIELISTVKDQQILWEKNHPDYKNSSQLNNAWQMVATEMNLSVDVCKDKWYNLRAQYRRNRTKEIASRRGLDKKNKPSWYAYKYMTFLNKTLDKARARRALRYSASSPRLRARKLSSIPDFLEVVTTSKQSSSEPGSDEYYPLDLPDDDVKPSLAQLHSFEHSLYEHSSQTEPSDAEDDRQVQDRLFNLAGTFTHTGASSGEESPELNDGYFQNVEQERMDISYENERQRIAPFIALLTQRLLRKERSQIEEIENALLNVLNSFPNA, encoded by the exons atGGATGCTAACACATCTTGCTTAATGCTATCGAAACGGAAGGTGGCTGTGGATGATCACAGT TCTATTTTCAATAATGAAAGAACAATTGAACTGATTTCCACCGTAAAGGATCAGCAAATACTGTGGGAGAAAAATCATCCAGATTATAAAAACTCTTCCCAGCTTAACAATGCGTGGCAAATGGTGGCAACTGAAATGAATCTTAGCGTCGACGTTTGCAAAGACAAGTGGTACAATTTGCGGGCCCAGTATCGCAGAAACAGGACAAAGGAAATTGCATCACGAAGAG GTTTggataagaaaaacaaaccgtcctGGTACGCCTACAAATACATGACATTTCTGAATAAAACACTGGATAAAGCTAGAGCAAGAAGAGCG TTACGCTACTCCGCTTCGAGTCCACGACTTCGAGCTCGAAAGCTTTCCAGCATTCCGGACTTTTTGGAAGTCGTTACAACTTCGAAACAATCCTCAAGTGAACCAGGTTCTGATGAATATTATCCGTTGGACCTACCTGACGATGATGTGAAGCCTTCCCTGGCACAGCTTCATTCATTCGAGCATTCATTGTATGAGCATTCATCACAGACAGAACCATCTGATGCCGAAGACGATAGACAAGTACAGGATCGTTTATTCAACCTCGCCGGCACATTTACGCACACTGGAGCATCTAGCGGCGAAGAATCTCCAGAACTAAATGATGGCTATTTCCAAAATGTAGAGCAGGAACGTATGGATATATCATACGAAAACGAGCGACAGCGTATAGCGCCGTTTATCGCGTTACTGACGCAACGATTGCTTAGAAAAGAGCGATCGCAGATAGAGGAGATCGAAAATGCACTGTTAAATGTGCTTAATAGTTTTCCGAACGCTTAA